A region of Saccharococcus thermophilus DNA encodes the following proteins:
- a CDS encoding IS256 family transposase, protein MSKRSIPNVDWANQLESVIRQFVKEKLELIMREEIKHFLEIEQAGTPNMRNGYYQRNLDTQYGRIEGLLVPRDRNGEFQTQLFAPYQRHTGWLEEAIIRMYQSGMSTREIGKFIERILGNAYSPATISRITDVVKEDIEKWHHRPLSKRYSVLYLDGLYVKLRRDTVEKEVIYVVLGVNEEGYREILDFFVGGQESAYGWQEILQHLYQRGVKEVLLGVFDGLPGLEEAFKAVYPKADVQRCVVHKVRNTLSRVRKKDQFEVAEDLKLIYRAPNKEMALQMFQQFESKWSSKYPREVQSWANELDVLLTFMDYPSSIRSVIYTTNVIERTIKEIRKRLKPMNSLSSLEAAEKVVYLTIQDFNEKWAGRKLRGFAEAQEALQRMFEERYC, encoded by the coding sequence ATGTCTAAAAGAAGTATACCGAATGTCGACTGGGCAAATCAACTGGAAAGTGTCATTCGTCAGTTTGTGAAGGAAAAATTAGAGCTGATTATGCGGGAAGAAATCAAACATTTCCTCGAAATCGAACAGGCTGGAACGCCGAATATGAGAAACGGCTACTATCAGCGAAATCTAGATACGCAATATGGCCGGATTGAGGGTCTTTTGGTTCCAAGAGACCGAAACGGGGAATTTCAAACACAGTTGTTTGCCCCTTATCAACGCCACACCGGCTGGCTGGAGGAAGCCATCATTAGGATGTATCAAAGTGGCATGAGTACACGGGAAATTGGCAAGTTTATCGAACGAATTCTAGGAAATGCTTATTCTCCAGCGACGATCAGCCGTATTACCGATGTCGTGAAAGAAGACATCGAGAAATGGCACCATCGTCCACTATCCAAACGTTATTCTGTCTTATATTTGGACGGCTTGTACGTGAAACTTCGCCGCGATACGGTAGAGAAAGAAGTCATTTATGTGGTGTTAGGAGTGAATGAAGAAGGGTATCGAGAAATTCTGGATTTCTTCGTGGGAGGACAAGAAAGCGCCTATGGATGGCAGGAAATTCTTCAACACCTCTACCAAAGAGGCGTCAAGGAAGTGCTTCTTGGCGTCTTCGATGGCCTTCCGGGGCTGGAGGAAGCCTTTAAGGCGGTGTATCCGAAAGCCGATGTGCAGCGCTGTGTCGTGCACAAAGTCCGCAACACCCTCAGCCGTGTTCGGAAAAAAGACCAATTCGAAGTGGCCGAGGATCTCAAGCTGATTTATCGCGCGCCGAATAAGGAGATGGCGTTACAAATGTTTCAACAGTTTGAGTCGAAATGGTCCAGCAAATATCCAAGAGAAGTTCAATCTTGGGCCAATGAGTTGGATGTCCTCCTTACATTTATGGATTATCCAAGCAGTATTCGAAGTGTGATTTACACGACGAATGTCATCGAACGAACGATCAAAGAGATTCGGAAACGTCTAAAGCCGATGAACAGTTTGAGCAGTTTAGAAGCCGCGGAAAAAGTCGTGTATTTGACCATCCAAGATTTTAATGAGAAATGGGCAGGGCGAAAGTTAAGAGGATTTGCCGAAGCGCAGGAAGCCCTTCAACGAATGTTTGAAGAACGTTATTGTTAA